In Rhododendron vialii isolate Sample 1 chromosome 9a, ASM3025357v1, the following are encoded in one genomic region:
- the LOC131300149 gene encoding 7-deoxyloganetic acid glucosyl transferase-like — protein MGHQEKSPLPPHVLIFPVPIQGHVNSMLKLAELLSLAAVHVTFLVSDFSHRRLLRHADIHSRFSRYPGFRFQTISDGLPEDHPRAGERVMDIMPSIKNVTGPLFKEMMVATDCLRSEDRRPVTCIIADGVLSFAGDFALEKGIQLVYFRTVSACSFWACFCYEEIIEAGEVPLKGNGMDLQVKSVPGMEGFLRRRDLPGFCRVDEVSDPRFQVIKNETRQTPRAQAVILNSFEDLEGPVLSHIRTRMPNLFTIGPLHAHLKSRLSEEKTTTTPPSTTSGSFWEEDRSCIEWLDRKPPKSVIYVSFGSITVLSRDQLMEFWYGLVNSGQHFLWVMRPDSIAGKDGESQIPAEILEGTKERGYMVGWAPQEEVLNHGAIGGFLTHSGWNSTLESIVARVPMICWPYFADQMINSRFVSEVWKIGLDMKDTCDRVIIEKMVRDLMVVRKDEFIKSTDRMAKMAKEAVSGGGSSYCNLDRFIEFIRSMVV, from the exons ATGGGTCACCAAGAAAAATCCCCACTCCCGCCTCACGTGCTTATCTTCCCCGTACCCATCCAAGGCCACGTAAACTCCATGCTCAAGCTCGCCGAACTCCTCTCCCTCGCCGCCGTCCACGTCACCTTCCTCGTCTCCGACTTCAGCCACCGCCGCCTCCTCCGCCACGCCGACATCCACTCCCGCTTCTCCCGCTACCCCGGGTTCCGCTTCCAGACCATCTCCGACGGCCTCCCCGAGGACCACCCGCGCGCCGGCGAGAGGGTCATGGACATCATGCCTTCGATAAAGAACGTGACGGGGCCGCTGTTCAAGGAGATGATGGTGGCCACCGATTGCCTGAGGTCTGAAGATAGGCGGCCGGTGACGTGTATCATAGCCGACGGGGTTTTGAGTTTCGCCGGCGATTTTGCTTTGGAGAAGGGGATTCAGCTTGTTTATTTTCGAACGGTCAGCGCTTGTTCGTTCTGGGCTTGTTTCTGTTATGAGGAAATCATTGAAGCTGGTGAAGTTCCTCTCAAAG GAAATGGAATGGACCTACAGGTAAAAAGCGTACCCGGAATGGAAGGGTTTCTCCGGCGCCGTGACTTGCCCGGGTTCTGTCGGGTCGACGAAGTATCCGACCCACGTTTTCAAGTAATAAAAAATGAGACCCGACAAACCCCTCGAGCCCAAGCCGTAATTCTCAACTCCTTCGAAGACTTAGAAGGACCGGTTCTCTCTCACATTCGGACCCGAATGCCCAATCTGTTCACAATCGGACCCCTCCACGCCCACCTGAAATCCCGACTATCTGAGGAAAAaaccaccaccacgccgccgtCGACGACTTCTGGTAGCTTCTGGGAAGAAGATCGATCCTGCATTGAATGGCTCGACAGAAAACCCCCAAAATCAGTTATCTATGTGAGCTTCGGAAGCATTACAGTTTTGTCAAGGGACCAACTCATGGAGTTTTGGTATGGGTTGGTAAATAGCGGGCAACACTTTTTATGGGTTATGAGGCCGGACTCCATCGCCGGAAAAGATGGGGAGAGTCAGATTCCGGCGGAGATTTTGGAGGGTACTAAGGAAAGGGGTTACATGGTTGGGTGGGCTCCACAGGAAGAGGTCCTGAACCATGGCGCTATTGGTGGGTTTTTGACGCACAGCGGGTGGAACTCAACTTTGGAGAGTATAGTTGCGAGAGTGCCGATGATTTGTTGGCCTTACTTTGCTGATCAGATGATTAATAGTAGATTTGTGAGCGAGGTGTGGAAGATTGGACTCGATATGAAAGATACTTGTGAtcgagttataatcgagaagaTGGTTAGAGATCTGATGGTCGTGAGGAAAGATGAGTTCATCAAATCGACAGATCGAATGGCCAAGATGGCAAAAGAAGCTGTGAGCGGAGGTGGATCGTCTTACTGCAACTTAGACCGTTTTATTGAGTTCATCAGATCCATGGTTGTTTGA